A genomic window from Gemmatimonadaceae bacterium includes:
- a CDS encoding carbohydrate binding family 9 domain-containing protein: protein MRPPILATALALALVAAPLAAQQPVAGDTLPRPTLQILPITEEIVIDGRLDEAAWARAQPATDWVQSQPRTGAPASQRAEARVLLDGSNVYVGFRLYDTAPDSIGLQLARRDVGDTFTDWVYVGFDSYGDRRTAFVFAISPRGVQRDGYVFNDNNYDEQWDAVWQSAARVDSLGWTAEMRIPLSQLRYAVGDSSRTWGINFLREIARNGESSYWSPRPPTYPGDVSRFGTLTGLGALGRSLPVEAIPYARSQLNTLPPDPGNPFHADARGEVAVGLDVRARLPKSLSMTATVNPDFGQVEADPAVVNLSAFEVFFPERRPFFLENFDTFRFGGTTTFNDNDAPSFFYTRRVGRAPRGRIDAPFTEIPNQTPILGAVKLSGTTPGGWAIGSLHATTGHEVGRGSDGVGPSTEGVVEPLTNSHVTRVRRLMRGGFSSVGAFGSWVERAQGDSALMALMPRRAVVSGVDFEHAFGERAYTVSGVASQSHVTGTAEAIAMLQRANYRSFQRPDADHLTYDDSRTALRGGYYALSAAKTSGRLTASVTAEQLDAGFETNDLGFQTRSDLRSVSTGTFFRQPERTRRLQSWSTGVFSTFSWTGGGDNIERRLASFSEVQFHNFWTVGIEGNVEAGQYNERLLRGGPIAERPLSSRGELFARSDRRRPLIIGAGVGVAVDRAGRRSRGVGVEFDWRPQPALRLRVEPEFSFNQIVDQYVTVRTDALATDTYGSRYVFADVRQREARLNTRLDWTFSPYVSLQLFLQPFASAGRFERYKEFLEPRRFRFAVYGADQGTVTRDGSTVTVDPDGAGPAPSFSFAERDYTARELRGNAVLRWELRPGSTVFFVWQQTRDAFIAGDADLNAAGQLGSLLSEPSRNVFLVKLAWWLGR, encoded by the coding sequence ATGCGCCCCCCGATTCTCGCGACCGCCCTCGCCCTGGCCCTTGTGGCCGCGCCCCTCGCCGCCCAGCAACCCGTGGCAGGCGACACCCTGCCCCGCCCGACGCTCCAGATCCTCCCGATCACGGAGGAGATCGTCATCGACGGGCGGTTGGACGAGGCGGCCTGGGCGCGCGCGCAGCCCGCCACCGACTGGGTGCAGTCGCAGCCGCGCACGGGTGCCCCGGCGAGCCAACGCGCCGAGGCGCGCGTGCTGCTCGACGGCAGCAACGTGTACGTCGGCTTCCGCCTCTACGACACGGCACCGGACAGCATCGGCCTGCAGCTCGCGCGTCGCGACGTGGGCGACACGTTTACAGACTGGGTCTACGTAGGCTTCGACAGCTACGGCGACCGCCGCACGGCCTTCGTGTTCGCCATCAGCCCGCGCGGCGTGCAGCGCGACGGGTACGTTTTCAATGACAACAACTACGACGAGCAGTGGGATGCGGTCTGGCAGTCCGCCGCCCGCGTTGACTCACTGGGCTGGACAGCGGAGATGCGGATCCCCCTGTCGCAGCTCCGCTACGCGGTCGGCGATTCGAGCCGCACCTGGGGCATCAACTTCCTGCGTGAAATCGCGCGCAATGGCGAGAGCTCGTACTGGAGCCCCCGCCCTCCGACCTATCCGGGCGACGTCTCGCGCTTCGGCACGCTGACGGGGCTGGGCGCACTGGGCCGTAGCCTGCCAGTGGAGGCGATTCCCTACGCGCGCAGTCAACTCAACACGTTGCCGCCGGACCCGGGGAACCCCTTCCACGCCGACGCCCGCGGAGAGGTGGCAGTGGGACTCGACGTGCGCGCGCGACTACCGAAGTCGCTGTCGATGACGGCGACGGTGAACCCGGACTTCGGGCAAGTCGAAGCCGACCCGGCGGTCGTCAACCTCTCGGCGTTCGAGGTGTTCTTCCCCGAGCGGCGCCCGTTCTTCCTCGAGAATTTCGACACCTTCCGCTTCGGTGGCACGACGACCTTCAACGACAACGACGCGCCCAGCTTCTTCTACACGCGGCGCGTCGGTCGCGCCCCGCGCGGCCGCATCGACGCCCCGTTCACCGAGATCCCGAACCAAACCCCCATCCTCGGCGCCGTGAAGCTCAGCGGCACCACGCCCGGCGGCTGGGCGATCGGCTCGCTGCACGCGACGACGGGACACGAGGTCGGGCGCGGTAGCGACGGCGTTGGGCCGTCGACGGAGGGCGTCGTGGAGCCACTCACGAACTCGCACGTCACGCGCGTGCGGCGCCTGATGCGCGGGGGCTTCTCGTCAGTGGGTGCGTTCGGGTCCTGGGTGGAACGCGCGCAGGGGGACTCGGCGCTGATGGCGTTGATGCCGCGGCGCGCCGTCGTGAGCGGCGTGGACTTCGAGCACGCCTTCGGCGAACGCGCCTACACCGTGAGCGGTGTCGCGTCGCAGAGCCACGTGACGGGCACGGCGGAGGCCATCGCGATGCTGCAGCGCGCCAACTATCGCTCCTTCCAGCGGCCCGACGCCGACCATCTCACCTACGACGACAGTCGCACGGCACTGCGCGGCGGCTACTACGCGCTCTCGGCGGCCAAGACTTCCGGTCGCCTCACGGCCTCCGTGACCGCCGAACAGCTCGATGCCGGCTTCGAGACCAACGACCTCGGGTTCCAGACGCGCTCCGACCTGCGGTCGGTGAGCACGGGCACGTTCTTCCGGCAGCCGGAGCGTACACGGCGGTTGCAGTCGTGGAGCACGGGTGTCTTCTCGACCTTCTCGTGGACCGGCGGCGGCGACAACATCGAGCGACGGCTCGCGTCCTTTAGCGAAGTGCAGTTCCACAACTTCTGGACCGTCGGCATCGAGGGCAACGTGGAAGCCGGCCAGTACAACGAGCGGCTGCTGCGCGGCGGACCCATCGCCGAGCGTCCGCTCTCGTCGCGCGGCGAGCTCTTCGCCCGCAGCGACCGGCGGCGGCCGCTCATCATCGGCGCCGGTGTCGGGGTGGCGGTGGACCGCGCCGGTCGGCGCAGCCGTGGCGTCGGCGTGGAGTTCGACTGGCGCCCGCAGCCGGCGCTTCGCCTGCGGGTGGAGCCAGAGTTCTCGTTCAACCAGATTGTGGACCAGTACGTCACCGTGCGCACGGACGCGCTGGCAACCGACACCTACGGCAGTCGCTACGTGTTCGCCGACGTGCGCCAGCGCGAGGCGCGGCTCAACACGCGGCTCGACTGGACCTTCTCGCCGTACGTGTCGCTGCAGCTGTTCCTGCAGCCCTTCGCCTCGGCGGGGCGCTTCGAACGCTACAAGGAGTTCCTCGAACCTCGGCGCTTCCGCTTCGCGGTGTATGGCGCCGACCAAGGCACGGTGACGCGCGACGGCAGTACGGTGACGGTCGACCCAGACGGAGCAGGCCCGGCACCGTCGTTCAGCTTCGCCGAGCGGGACTACACGGCGCGCGAGTTGCGCGGCAACGCGGTGCTGCGCTGGGAGCTCAGGCCGGGCTCGACGGTGTTCTTCGTGTGGCAGCAGACGCGCGATGCCTTCATCGCCGGCGACGCGGATCTGAACGCGGCGGGCCAGCTGGGCAGCCTGCTGAGTGAACCCTCGCGGAACGTGTTCCTGGTGAAGCTCGCGTGGTGGCTCGGGCGCTAG
- a CDS encoding 1-acyl-sn-glycerol-3-phosphate acyltransferase: MSTSARALLWVSALALLAALATAMWRRWTAKAARRALLRFRARVDRFKLTGKRYIVQALLADEHIAQAVAAHAEEHGRPRAEVWRKVERYLDEIVPAFNLFMYYQFGYGIAKAALGLFFKTTVKIRNPEVFERLPRESIVIYLLNHRSNADYVLASYALAGQVAISYAVGEWARVFPLEYLFKSFGSYFIRRRYREPLYHTVLERYVQLITRNGVTQGLFPEGGLSRDGRLRPAKIGMLDYLIGTAREPGFAERLYVVPVGLNYDRVLEDRSLLRELRTNEGVPAPSRLAQFREVVNFAVCSFGRMGTGRWKRYGRAAVVIGEPVPLAPWLARLADEGAPLFERERPERLAAVQSFCDEMMQRIGAIMPVTAVPLVCAALQTFDAEIVPEAALLARIEELRDVLVAAGAELVEPQREGAESFERAYRMLKMRRVLLKQGDSYVILPRGRELISYYANGVAQVCGAYEQRVRGQNALPVDTFIGT, encoded by the coding sequence GTGAGCACCTCGGCGCGGGCATTGCTCTGGGTCAGTGCCCTCGCCCTGCTGGCGGCGCTTGCCACCGCAATGTGGCGCCGCTGGACCGCGAAGGCCGCGCGCCGCGCGCTGCTGCGCTTCCGCGCCCGCGTCGACCGCTTCAAGCTCACCGGCAAGCGCTACATCGTGCAGGCGCTGCTCGCCGACGAGCACATCGCGCAGGCGGTGGCGGCCCACGCCGAGGAGCACGGACGTCCGCGCGCCGAGGTGTGGCGCAAGGTCGAGCGCTATCTCGACGAGATCGTCCCGGCCTTCAACCTCTTTATGTACTACCAGTTCGGCTACGGCATCGCCAAGGCCGCGCTGGGCCTGTTCTTCAAGACGACGGTCAAAATCCGTAACCCTGAAGTCTTCGAGCGACTCCCGCGCGAGAGCATCGTCATCTACCTGCTCAACCACCGCTCCAACGCGGACTATGTGCTGGCCTCGTACGCGTTGGCTGGGCAGGTCGCAATCTCCTACGCCGTGGGCGAGTGGGCCCGCGTGTTTCCGCTCGAGTATCTGTTCAAGAGCTTCGGCTCGTACTTCATCCGTCGTCGCTACCGCGAGCCGCTGTATCACACGGTGCTCGAGCGCTACGTGCAGCTCATCACGCGCAACGGCGTTACACAGGGCCTGTTTCCCGAGGGCGGCCTCTCGCGCGACGGTCGCCTGCGGCCGGCCAAGATCGGGATGCTCGACTATCTCATCGGCACGGCGCGTGAGCCGGGTTTCGCCGAGCGCCTCTACGTGGTGCCGGTGGGCCTCAACTACGATCGCGTGCTGGAGGATCGCTCGCTGCTGCGCGAACTCCGCACCAACGAGGGCGTGCCCGCGCCCTCGCGGCTCGCGCAGTTCCGCGAGGTGGTCAACTTCGCCGTGTGCAGCTTTGGCCGGATGGGCACCGGGCGCTGGAAGCGCTACGGCCGCGCCGCCGTCGTCATCGGCGAGCCGGTGCCGCTGGCGCCCTGGCTCGCGCGTCTCGCCGACGAGGGAGCTCCGCTGTTCGAGCGCGAGCGTCCCGAACGCCTCGCCGCCGTGCAGTCGTTCTGCGACGAGATGATGCAGCGCATCGGCGCCATCATGCCGGTGACGGCCGTGCCGCTGGTCTGCGCCGCGCTCCAGACCTTCGACGCGGAGATCGTCCCCGAGGCGGCCCTCTTGGCGCGCATCGAGGAGTTGCGCGACGTGCTGGTCGCCGCGGGGGCCGAGCTCGTGGAACCGCAGCGCGAGGGCGCCGAGTCGTTCGAACGCGCCTATCGGATGCTCAAGATGCGCCGCGTCTTGCTCAAGCAGGGCGACAGCTATGTCATTCTGCCACGTGGGCGTGAACTGATCTCGTATTACGCCAACGGTGTCGCGCAGGTCTGCGGTGCGTACGAGCAGCGCGTGCGCGGCCAGAACGCGCTGCCGGTGGACACCTTTATCGGCACCTAG